The Naumovozyma dairenensis CBS 421 chromosome 2, complete genome genome segment AAGTGTCCTGTCCATGATACATTCTATTTCCCTAACAACTTGGTATAAGTTATAGTGATGCTTGATACTAGTCTGTATACTATTATTTCATAACAAGTATACATATACTAAAATACTACGATTTAGTGGAAAACAAAGGcttgataaagatgatatcGAGTACGTATGCTTGGTTCAGACTCAGttaacatatatatatatatatatatgcgAATACATAGTTAGGTAcgtattttcatcatttttcatttgaagTAGAAATTGtagctgatgatgatggagcaacaacaacagcagcgGCAGCAGCAGCAGTATTTTTTGCAgatgttgatgttgatatatttttcctttgtttaGCGAATGCATATAATAACCCAGATAAGAAAcctaaaaaaattgaaaaaatagaTAAAAAGTTCCTTGGAGCAtcaaagaataataaaccGAAAAGAGCAAttggtaatttatttaatgcTCCGACCATGGAATAAGTAGTTGATGAAGTGACACGAACACACCAACCTGAACAATAAGAGATTCCGACGGAAGCTAACCCTGAAATGATCATTGGTATAActgaatcattatttaaattcaatttcaaattatcgTGGGACCAATCTTCTAcaatatatgaaaatattaaaaggATTGGTAATGCTaggatattattataaaacaTTGTATCataatctttaaattttgtttgtttaatCTTTTTCCTCATTATTAATACGAATAATGCAGATGATATGCAATTTATAAACATCCAAAGATAACCTGGATTCCCCATAATTGTTGTCCATATGGTAATATTTGATAACTCTATTTCTTCAGTGGTAGTTTTCTTATTACCTTGATGGTTTAATTGAGCGGTGGAATTAGCAATTGATAAAGCTGTAGCTTGTTTTAAAGCTTGATTATCACCCATCGTTGCTACTATGGAAGATAAAACCATTAATATGAATGAAGATAATTCCCATAGAGTTACTTTACCACCGAAGAATAAAACTTCACCGTAAGCGATAAGAATAATtgttaaatttttgaagattgtATAAATGGGGACAGGTAAGAACTGTAAAGATTTAGAAGATGTGAATATCATAATGACAAGGAGGAAAGAAATGGGTAACCAATTTAATGTATCTTTCTTGTTTAATGGACGGAAATTtgtaatattgaattttttcaaaatgattAAAGTTAAAGTACAAACGAATGATTGTACAAGTAACATTATGAAATTCATGTTGAAATTTGGTAAATTGACTACGAATTTATTTGTCATTGTCATTAAGATGGAAGATGCACAATACGATAAGATTGAGATAGGACCAGAATTGGCAATGGAATGATGTGAAGATGACGATGTTCTTAACCCCTTAGGGTTTGTATTTGAGTTTACCATGAGAGAAAGATTCTTTGTTCAATTGGTCTTGGCCTTGGTCTTGGTCTTGGTCTTGCTTGTCCAAATGGATAGACAGGTATATTACTACTATATGATGGGCTATGGTATACGAAGAGTAGTGTCAGAAGCACTAGAAGCCCAAGTTGTGTTTCCTTTATATcatatcaatatcaaagGGTACAGACTACAGGGGGTGGTGGATTGCACTGTGTAGGGACATATGTACATATTTTCCCTCTTCAACGGTCTCTTATGCAAATTGGACATTGCAATGCATGAAGATGCTATGCTATGTTATGCATACTGCAAACGCAcataaaaggaaaaggaaaggGAAAGGGAAAGGGAAGGGCGAAACTTTAAGGTTTCGTTAGTTAGATTTGACGGTGTTTGTTAGGGTTCCGGAGACCTTATTGGAAaaatacatacatatacacacgtacgtatgtatacatatgtatatgtataattATATACCCCTGAAGGATTCTCCGTTTCGTACCCTAGAGACTGGTCCCCTCCTATGATTTAGGTGAAACAATAAAACCCTATACAATGACTCATCATCTGATTACCAACCCTGAAAGCCGGAATGAGAATCAAAATACGGAACACGTCCCCCCGGGTAACAGTAAACACCActattttaaaaaaatgtatcaaaaaaaatgtatcCGTCAATCTCTCCGCAGATACTTACTACGCCCATAACATAAGTCGAGTCACATTGTAATTCTAATATCATGTAGCTAGACTAGACCAGACTAGCTTGGACTACAAACGAACGAACATAGTACACATTCATTGGTATTCATTAGCTAGCGGTTTAGTCCATGGCTATCCTGTTGTCTATATACACAAGAAACCAACAAACCATCCATTGTCTTTCAAACAAATACGTAATTGGATTGCCTTACTATATCGTCGCTTCTTCGGTTTCCTTCAAGAAAAGCAGTTATTGTCCATCTATCCATCAACTGATTTACTCAAGtatacaaaaataatatacacAAGAAGCACGCTATACAAGGTGAATACAGGAAAGAGGAACCCTATTCATACgtttattattcttttgaAACAGTCAGGCCATATCCTATCCTATCTCATCCTTATTTCTCTAAATGGCTGAacataacaataataataataataataataacttgTATGATATGTTCACCACATTATCATCGCCGAATGTATCACAATCTGCAACTCCGAATAACCATAACAATGATATTACTAAACATGATGATCATATGGATACTGATATAATATTGCACAACGAGagtaacaataataattatataaacgGGTTCCATATCGATACCAAAAATATCACTGCTTCCACAATGAGTACCGCTACCGCTACAGCTACCGCTACAGCTACATTCGATGCAATGTTAGAAGTATTACctgatgataatataccatttaattcattcttttcattatctaatgatactaataatactactacCACTACGAATCATAATGACAAAGACATAGATATAGATATGATCatgaataatgataataatattaataataataacattcaTAATAGTAACAGTCTTTTTGATCAATTCACAGATTTATCcacaaaaaatatagatcataataacaacaataatgacTCTATCACAAGTACTACTGCAAGTTCAAAACCAATAGATATAtcaaaaaatcaacaaaatGGTGAAATCGCACAATTTTGGGATTTTAATATAGACTCATTAAATATGACTCCAGGTAATTCAACAGATTCAGCAACTATTAGTGCTCCAAATAGTTATAATTCagatattaataatcataatcatcaaATTGGTATACCTTCATTAccaaaaaataatcataataataatactcaCTTCCATATAGGTTCCActccaaagaaaaattcattattttcaacttcaataactaatcattatcaaaataCTCAAttaaacaacaataacacgaacaataataaccaaATACCGCCTTCATTTTCTACAAATaatcaattcaataaatatcaaccacaaaataataatgattataATCTCCCGACAACTTTAAAaccaaattct includes the following:
- the NDAI0B06100 gene encoding GDP-mannose transporter (similar to Saccharomyces cerevisiae HVG1 (YER039C) and VRG4 (YGL225W); ancestral locus Anc_3.538); the encoded protein is MVNSNTNPKGLRTSSSSHHSIANSGPISILSYCASSILMTMTNKFVVNLPNFNMNFIMLLVQSFVCTLTLIILKKFNITNFRPLNKKDTLNWLPISFLLVIMIFTSSKSLQFLPVPIYTIFKNLTIILIAYGEVLFFGGKVTLWELSSFILMVLSSIVATMGDNQALKQATALSIANSTAQLNHQGNKKTTTEEIELSNITIWTTIMGNPGYLWMFINCISSALFVLIMRKKIKQTKFKDYDTMFYNNILALPILLIFSYIVEDWSHDNLKLNLNNDSVIPMIISGLASVGISYCSGWCVRVTSSTTYSMVGALNKLPIALFGLLFFDAPRNFLSIFSIFLGFLSGLLYAFAKQRKNISTSTSAKNTAAAAAAVVVAPSSSATISTSNEK